Proteins encoded together in one Paracoccus sp. SMMA_5_TC window:
- the folD gene encoding bifunctional methylenetetrahydrofolate dehydrogenase/methenyltetrahydrofolate cyclohydrolase FolD — protein sequence MGAAIMDGKAFAAGVRQRVAEQVARLRTDHGITPGLAVVLVGEDPASQVYVRNKGIQTREVGMHSFEHRLPADTSQQALMALIAQLNADAAVHGILVQLPLPASLDAEAVINAIDPKKDVDGFHVLNVGLLGTGQKAMVPCTPLGCLMMLRDRLGDLTGLNAVVVGRSNIVGKPMAQLLLGENCTVTVAHSRTRDLAGLCRSADILVAAVGRPRMIPGDWIKPGATVIDVGINRIDDQGRSRLVGDVDFDSAVQVAGAITPVPGGVGPMTIACLLANTLTACCRISGLAEPQDLAA from the coding sequence ATGGGCGCAGCGATCATGGACGGCAAGGCCTTTGCGGCCGGGGTGCGGCAGCGGGTGGCCGAACAGGTGGCGCGGCTGCGCACCGATCACGGCATCACTCCCGGCCTCGCCGTGGTGCTGGTGGGCGAGGATCCGGCAAGCCAGGTCTATGTCCGCAACAAGGGCATCCAGACGCGCGAGGTCGGCATGCACAGCTTCGAGCACAGGCTGCCCGCAGACACCTCGCAACAGGCGCTGATGGCGCTGATCGCGCAGTTGAACGCCGATGCGGCCGTGCATGGCATCCTGGTGCAGCTGCCGCTGCCGGCGTCGCTGGATGCCGAGGCGGTGATCAATGCCATCGACCCGAAAAAGGATGTCGACGGCTTTCACGTTCTGAACGTGGGCCTGCTGGGCACCGGACAGAAGGCGATGGTGCCCTGCACGCCGCTGGGCTGCCTGATGATGCTGCGCGACCGCCTGGGCGACCTGACCGGGTTGAACGCGGTCGTGGTCGGCCGCAGCAATATCGTCGGCAAGCCGATGGCGCAGCTGCTGCTGGGCGAAAACTGCACGGTGACCGTCGCCCACAGCCGCACGCGCGACCTCGCCGGCCTGTGCCGCAGCGCCGATATCCTGGTCGCCGCCGTCGGACGGCCGCGCATGATCCCCGGCGACTGGATCAAGCCCGGCGCCACGGTGATCGACGTGGGCATCAATCGCATCGACGATCAGGGCCGGTCGCGGCTGGTGGGCGATGTCGATTTCGACAGCGCCGTCCAGGTGGCAGGCGCCATCACCCCGGTGCCGGGCGGGGTGGGGCCGATGACCATCGCCTGCCTGCTGGCCAATACGCTGACCGCCTGCTGCCGGATCTCGGGCCTGGCCGAGCCGCAGGATCTGGCGGCCTGA
- a CDS encoding iron-containing alcohol dehydrogenase, producing MSGFSFALPGRVVFGRGQAQTAAQQIVAFGGRGVLVHGADAGRAAWLVDGLRAQGAQVLALPCAAEPSLPMLQAALAKAKPWVADWVAALGGGAALDLGKALAALIPAPGGIMDHLEVVGRGLPLAVPPLPFIALPTTAGTGAEATRNAVIGLPDHGRKVSIRDERMLPRLAIVDPALTDHCPRAVTLASGLDALAQVVEPYVSIRANPFTDALTMPAIPAGLRALTRLMQAEDAGARDTMAWVSLSGGIALANGGLGAVHGLAGVIGGVTPAAHGAICGALLGPVLRMNRDHAPDPERLSHVCRQIAEALGTTEAEAPEALSAWARQAGLPGLTALGLDPSRHEAVAEAALSSSSMKGNPFAPPVALLCRAMAEAG from the coding sequence ATGAGCGGCTTTTCCTTTGCCCTGCCGGGGCGGGTCGTCTTTGGCCGCGGCCAGGCGCAGACGGCAGCGCAGCAGATCGTGGCCTTCGGCGGGCGTGGCGTGCTGGTGCATGGCGCCGATGCCGGGCGCGCGGCCTGGCTGGTCGACGGGTTGCGGGCGCAAGGCGCGCAGGTGCTGGCCCTGCCCTGCGCGGCCGAACCCAGCCTGCCGATGCTGCAGGCCGCCCTGGCCAAGGCAAAGCCCTGGGTCGCCGACTGGGTCGCGGCCCTGGGCGGGGGCGCGGCCTTGGATCTGGGCAAGGCGCTGGCGGCGCTGATCCCGGCGCCGGGCGGGATCATGGACCATCTTGAGGTGGTGGGCCGCGGCCTGCCGCTGGCGGTGCCGCCCCTGCCCTTCATCGCGCTGCCGACCACGGCAGGCACCGGGGCCGAGGCGACGCGCAACGCCGTCATCGGCCTGCCCGATCACGGCCGCAAGGTCTCGATCCGCGACGAGCGCATGCTGCCCCGGCTGGCGATCGTCGATCCGGCGCTGACCGATCATTGCCCGCGCGCTGTCACGCTGGCGTCGGGTCTTGATGCGCTGGCCCAGGTGGTCGAGCCCTATGTCTCGATCCGGGCCAACCCCTTCACCGACGCGCTGACGATGCCGGCGATCCCGGCCGGGCTGCGGGCGCTCACCCGGTTGATGCAGGCCGAGGACGCGGGCGCGCGCGACACCATGGCCTGGGTCAGCCTGTCGGGCGGGATCGCGCTGGCCAATGGCGGGCTGGGCGCGGTGCACGGGCTGGCCGGGGTGATCGGTGGGGTAACCCCCGCCGCGCATGGCGCAATCTGCGGCGCGTTGCTGGGTCCGGTGCTGCGGATGAACCGCGACCATGCCCCCGATCCCGAGCGGCTGAGCCATGTCTGCCGCCAGATCGCCGAGGCCCTGGGCACGACCGAGGCCGAGGCGCCCGAGGCACTGTCGGCCTGGGCACGACAGGCGGGGCTGCCCGGGCTCACGGCCCTGGGGCTTGATCCATCGCGGCACGAGGCGGTGGCAGAGGCGGCCTTGTCCAGTTCCTCGATGAAGGGCAATCCGTTTGCGCCCCCCGTCGCGCTGCTGTGCCGGGCCATGGCCGAGGCCGGCTAG
- the glpK gene encoding glycerol kinase GlpK codes for MTHLLAIDQGTTSSRAILFDQGLRVIASAQHEFPQHFPTPGWVEHDPSDLWVTVAGTARAVIEKAGIGPDQIAAIGITNQRETTLLWDRATGQPLHNAIVWQDRRTADLCQRLRDAGHADLIAARTGLLLDPYFSGTKLKWLLDNVEGARDRARRGELAFGTVDSWLIWNLTGGQIHATDATNAARTLLFNIVENRWDEDICALLDIPMQLLPQVRDCADDYGMTRPDLFGRPIPILGVAGDQQAATVGQACFQPGMMKATYGTGCFALMNTGARMVPSTHRLLSTIAYRLDGKTTYALEGSIFIAGAVVQWLRDGLKIIRHAAETQGLAEAADPAQNVILVPAFTGLGAPYWRPECRGAIYGLTRNSGPAELARAALESVGFQTRDLLQAMQADLTMAADSVLRVDGGMAASDWSMQFLSDILGAPVDRPQVTETTALGAGYLAGLRAGICPPPADFARDWALERRFQPQMPPAERDARYARWQQAVAATMAVA; via the coding sequence ATGACCCATCTTCTTGCCATCGACCAGGGCACCACATCGTCACGCGCCATCCTGTTCGACCAGGGCTTGCGCGTCATAGCCAGCGCCCAGCACGAATTTCCCCAGCATTTTCCGACCCCGGGCTGGGTGGAACACGACCCTTCCGATCTGTGGGTGACGGTGGCGGGCACGGCGCGCGCGGTGATCGAAAAGGCGGGGATCGGCCCGGACCAGATCGCCGCCATCGGCATCACCAACCAGCGGGAAACCACCCTGCTGTGGGATCGCGCGACCGGTCAGCCGCTGCACAACGCCATCGTCTGGCAGGATCGCCGCACCGCCGACCTGTGCCAGCGCCTGCGCGACGCGGGCCATGCGGATCTGATCGCCGCGCGCACCGGGCTGCTGCTGGATCCCTATTTCTCGGGCACCAAGCTGAAATGGCTGCTGGACAATGTCGAGGGCGCTCGCGACCGCGCCCGCCGGGGCGAGCTGGCCTTTGGCACGGTGGACAGCTGGCTGATCTGGAACCTGACCGGGGGCCAGATCCATGCCACCGACGCCACCAATGCCGCGCGGACGCTGCTGTTCAACATCGTCGAAAACCGCTGGGACGAGGATATCTGCGCGCTGCTGGACATTCCGATGCAACTGCTGCCGCAGGTGCGCGACTGCGCCGATGATTACGGCATGACCCGTCCCGACCTGTTCGGCCGGCCGATCCCGATCCTGGGGGTAGCGGGCGATCAGCAGGCGGCGACCGTGGGCCAGGCCTGTTTCCAGCCCGGGATGATGAAGGCCACCTATGGCACCGGCTGCTTCGCGCTGATGAACACCGGGGCGCGGATGGTGCCCTCGACCCACCGATTGCTCAGCACCATCGCCTATCGGCTGGACGGTAAGACGACCTATGCGCTCGAAGGTTCGATCTTCATCGCCGGCGCGGTGGTGCAATGGCTGCGCGACGGGCTGAAGATCATCCGCCACGCCGCCGAGACCCAGGGCCTGGCCGAGGCCGCCGACCCGGCCCAGAATGTCATCCTGGTGCCGGCCTTTACCGGCCTGGGCGCGCCCTATTGGCGGCCGGAATGCCGGGGCGCGATCTATGGGCTGACCCGCAATTCCGGTCCGGCGGAACTGGCGCGCGCGGCGCTGGAAAGCGTGGGTTTCCAGACCCGCGACCTGTTGCAGGCGATGCAGGCGGACCTGACCATGGCAGCCGACAGCGTGCTGCGGGTCGATGGCGGCATGGCGGCCAGCGACTGGTCGATGCAGTTCCTGTCCGACATCCTTGGCGCCCCCGTGGATCGGCCGCAGGTCACGGAAACCACCGCCCTGGGCGCAGGCTATCTGGCCGGGCTGCGGGCCGGCATCTGCCCGCCCCCGGCCGATTTCGCCCGTGACTGGGCGCTTGAGCGGCGTTTCCAGCCGCAGATGCCGCCTGCCGAACGCGACGCCCGCTATGCTCGCTGGCAGCAGGCCGTGGCCGCGACCATGGCCGTGGCATGA